The stretch of DNA CGAAGCCCGGTTCCAGCGGTTCGATGATGAAACGCGAACGGTTTTCGGAGACTACCTCTTCGGAGAGGGTGGGGCGCTGTGCAATGAGCACTTAGGTTTCCTTTCGGCGAGCATCCGCTATATGACGCAACACAGGTGGTGGAAATTCGGTCTGAGACTTAACGCGCTGGGCTTGCCCGGCCCATTCCTGGTCCGGGCAAGCTCTGCGGCAGAAAGACTTAGACGCGGCGGCGCTTCGGCGGGCGGCAGCCGTTGTGCGCTGCGGGGGTGACGTCCTGGATGGAGCCAACCTCGAGGCCTGCGGCCTGCAGCGAACGGATTGCGGTTTCGCGTCCGGAACCCGGTCCCTTGACGAAAACGTCTACCTTGCGCATGCCGTGCTCCTGCGCACGCTTTGCGGCGGCTTCGGCAGCCATCTGGGCAGCGAACGGGGTGGACTTACGCGAGCCCTTGAAGCCAACCTCACCAGAGGAAGCCCAGGAAATAACAGCGCCGGTCGGATCCGTGATGGAAACGATGGTGTTGTTAAAGGTGCTCTTGATGTGCGCCTGGCCGAGCGCGATATTCTTCTTGTCCTTCTTACGCGGCTTGCGGACGGCGCCACGAGTCTTTGGGGGCATTTCTTCTCCTACAGAAAGTTATTGGGGAAAGCTCCGTTAATCCCGACGGGGATTTTAACGGGCCTTCTTCTTGCCGGCGACGGTACGCTTCGGGCCCTTGCGGGTACGGGCGTTGGTCTTCGTACGCTGACCGCGTACGGGCAGGCCCTTGCGGTGGCGCAGGCCTTCGTAGCTGCCGATTTCAACCTTGCGGCGGATATCAGCTGCTACTTCGCGGCGAAGGTCACCCTCAACCTTGTAGTTGCCTTCGATGTAGTCACGCAGCTCAACCAGCTGGGCATCGGTCAGGTCCTTGACGCGAACGTCAGCGCTGATGCCAGTGGCGGCCAGGGTTTCGTGTGCACGGGTCTTGCCCACGCCGTAGATGTAAGTAAGCGCAATTTCCAGCCGCTTTTCGCGGGGAATGTCTACGCCAGCGAGACGAGCCATAGTGGCGGTACTCCTTGAATAAACCGGAGGTCGTAGGCAGTACACCCGCACGTTACGTACGGCCCCAGCCTCCGACCGGGGGTTAGCTGTCCAGACTCGTTAGAGCTCAATGTTCCAGATCAGCTTGTGCTGCCTTTATTTACTTGCGTGGGTTAGCAACCCAGGGTTTCCTTCAGGGAAGGAAATTAGCCCTGGCGCTGCTTGTGGCGCGGGTTCTCGCAGATCACCATGACCCGGCCGTTACGGCGGATCACTTTGCACTTTTCGCAGATCTGCTTGACGCTCGGCTTGACCTTCATGGCATTCCTTTGCGTGTGGCAGTGGTCAACTGGAGC from Pseudarthrobacter chlorophenolicus A6 encodes:
- the rpsK gene encoding 30S ribosomal protein S11, with the protein product MPPKTRGAVRKPRKKDKKNIALGQAHIKSTFNNTIVSITDPTGAVISWASSGEVGFKGSRKSTPFAAQMAAEAAAKRAQEHGMRKVDVFVKGPGSGRETAIRSLQAAGLEVGSIQDVTPAAHNGCRPPKRRRV
- the rpsM gene encoding 30S ribosomal protein S13, with product MARLAGVDIPREKRLEIALTYIYGVGKTRAHETLAATGISADVRVKDLTDAQLVELRDYIEGNYKVEGDLRREVAADIRRKVEIGSYEGLRHRKGLPVRGQRTKTNARTRKGPKRTVAGKKKAR
- the rpmJ gene encoding 50S ribosomal protein L36 — protein: MKVKPSVKQICEKCKVIRRNGRVMVICENPRHKQRQG